The genomic stretch CAACCTCAAGGAAGGGAAACGTCTCTTTCAAACTCGTATCCATAGGAGCCAATTGTTCTTAGGGTGCAGTAGTGACTTAAGCTTCTAGTTCTGATTAATTTGAGGCAGTATTCATAGCACCATGTAGATCAACTAAAACGACACTCTGAACACACGAATCCGAGAATTCGGCTTCTCCGCTCTACTGAGAGCGTAGACAGTACGCCAAAACAGATAGATAGCTACGCTGAGGCAACTGAGATCTGAATGACCTTCAAAGCTACCCCACAACTGCATAGTCTTAGTGATCTTGAGACCCTAAGCTCATGTGGATTCACTATTTGAAGTTTGTTACAGCTAGCACGGTCTAAAAACGCTATAGCACTGCTCTAACGTTGCTTCCAGGATTAGCTCATCACCCTGATTCCCTCGCTATCATTTACTTATTTATATGTCTGTAGAGTTCCCCGTTTAAGGTGTTACATCACATTGAAGAAGAAAGGAGAATTTTATTCCTTTGGTTGTTCGATGCTCGAAGTCGTGCGACACTTCTTCAAACCAGCGATCTGGTAACACTGCTGTGGAATGTTGCTTCTGCTTGCGCCGACCTGCAAGCTCCGTCGTCCCGTCTTCCCGATCGATTGCCGTTTCAAAAATACGTCTTGCGAATCTTAAAATTTATAACCTTCTTTAACATTACTGATAAAGTGACCTCAAAATGAATTACTAGACTTTACAACTTTTACTGCAAAGGGCAATGTATCCCCTTTGGTCGCTACGCTTGACGATGTGCTGCACGATTGCCCCTCATCCTTAGTGAGAATGGTCTATGAAAGTGCTCTTGCTTTATCCCAAGTTTCCTAAAACGTTTTGGTCGTACGATCGCTTTATGCAGATGGCAGGACTGAAAGCCTTTATTCCACCGCTTGGAATATTGACGGCCGCTGCATTGCTGCCAGCCGAGTGGGAGGTGCGGTTTTGCGATCGCAATGTGCAACTCGAAACCGACGACGATTGGAACTGGTGTGATTTAGTCATTCTGTCTGCAATGCTGGCACAAAAAACCGATTTTCATGCCTTGATTCAAAAAGCAGTGCAATGCGGTAAGAAAGTTGCGGTGGGTGGGCCTTACCCGACATCGCTGCCAGAAGAAGCTTTAGCTTCAGGTGCCCACTATCTTGTGTTAGATGAAGGAGAGCTGACGGTTCCACAATGGATTGCTGCCCTTGCAACCGGAGCAGAACAAGGAGTCTTTCGCAGCGTGGAGAAGCCCGATGTAACCACGAGTCCGATTCCGCGCTTTGATTTACTCAATTTAGATGCTTATTTGATGATGGCGATTCAGTTCTCGCGGGGTTGTCCGTTTAACTGCGAATTCTGTGACATCATCACGCTTTACGGACGTAAGCCCCGGACTAAAGAGCCGCAGCAAGCGCTCGCAGAACTTCAAGCTCTTTATGATCTCGGCTGGCGCGGCTCAGTGTTTATTGTGGATGACAACTTTATTGGCAATCAGCGCAATGTTAAACGATTCTTGCGCGATCTGATTCCGTGGATGGAGGCACATCATTATCCCTTTACCTTTGTCACCGAGGCATCCGTCAATCTGGCTGATGATCCAGAACTGTTAGATTTGATGGTGCAAGCAGGCTTCTATGGGGTGTTCCTGGGGATTGAAACACCCGATCAAGATAGTCTGCAAACAACTCGTAAATATCAAAACACCCGCAGTCCTTTAGTTGAAGCGTGTCACACGATCGCGCAGGCAGGATTGTTAATCTATGCTGGATTTATTCTCGGATTTGATGGAGAGCGATCGGGGGCGGGCGATCGCATTCGAGCGTTTGTGGAAGAAACCCAGATTCCACAACCCATGTTAGGGATTCTTCAGGCGCTTCCCAATACCGATTTATGGGAACGACTCAAGCGAGAGAACCGACTGCGGCGGACTCACCAAGATGCCCTAGAGGTCGGTGATCAAAATACCTTAATGAATTTTCATCCCACTCGATCGCTCGATGAGATTGCTCACGACTATATCAGTACGCTTTGGACATTGTATGAACCCGCGAACTATCTAAAGCGTTGTTTTCAGCACTGCCTAGACATTGCTCCGAATCCACGGTTGCGTCAAAGCTTACATTTCCCACTCGGAAAGGGACTCCGATTAATCATGCAGGTGATTTGGCTTCAGGGCATTTGTCGAAAAGACATTCGTGCA from Cyanobacteria bacterium FACHB-DQ100 encodes the following:
- a CDS encoding DUF4070 domain-containing protein, yielding MKVLLLYPKFPKTFWSYDRFMQMAGLKAFIPPLGILTAAALLPAEWEVRFCDRNVQLETDDDWNWCDLVILSAMLAQKTDFHALIQKAVQCGKKVAVGGPYPTSLPEEALASGAHYLVLDEGELTVPQWIAALATGAEQGVFRSVEKPDVTTSPIPRFDLLNLDAYLMMAIQFSRGCPFNCEFCDIITLYGRKPRTKEPQQALAELQALYDLGWRGSVFIVDDNFIGNQRNVKRFLRDLIPWMEAHHYPFTFVTEASVNLADDPELLDLMVQAGFYGVFLGIETPDQDSLQTTRKYQNTRSPLVEACHTIAQAGLLIYAGFILGFDGERSGAGDRIRAFVEETQIPQPMLGILQALPNTDLWERLKRENRLRRTHQDALEVGDQNTLMNFHPTRSLDEIAHDYISTLWTLYEPANYLKRCFQHCLDIAPNPRLRQSLHFPLGKGLRLIMQVIWLQGICRKDIRAQFWRQLWEMIRRRPRSLNLYIGLCAAGEHFAEYRSLARERIAQQIGHDPLNPPRLNETVAVA